Below is a window of Chaetodon trifascialis isolate fChaTrf1 chromosome 17, fChaTrf1.hap1, whole genome shotgun sequence DNA.
TGAAAATTAGACTTTTCTGCTTCGAGACAAACTCTGGCAAATGAGGTAAAAGAGTGCTATGTGTCTTAAACTCTTTTTCTGGATTTATATTCGAATCAGTTGGACAGACTGCAGCTGTAATATGAACATTATtcaggaaaatgaagaaatctCTGGCTCATTACAAACAATAAAGGCTTAAGAATCAGATTTAAGTGCCAGTTTTTggaacagcaaaaaaaaagccttaatTTTCGTCTTTGATTTTcatctcagctctgcagcttttcacCCACAGCAGCCTCGTCTGGAGGCGCAGCACCCAGCAAGGCCTGCAGGGGGAGCTGCTGCAGCGCCAAAAACATGCCAGATGAGAGTTAAACTCTGCTCAGAGAGCCATCTGCCGGGGAGGctacgcagacacacagagaggagctcaGGACATCACACATAGCCCTTAAATATCACTGGAAATGGCTCATATCGCGGAATGGCTTTGACAGACGAATGCTTCATTCCTACCAAGAAGATCTGAGAGAACTATGATTCCTTCTGGATGCAGTGATGCCATGAGGACAGCTCGGCGGTGTTTCACGTCTCTGCTTTGGGATCGGTGTGGGGGGGGTTAATCTCAGTGTGACGCACAGGAAGCTACAGACACAGATGCAGGTGAGATGGAAATCACGACCGACGCAGCAGCCGACGACTCAGAACTGGATCCAGTTTCCGGCGTCCTGTGGTCGTGACGGCGGAGGGACGGAGCTGAAGACACGGAGAGAAAAGTTAAGAATGCCATTTGTCCGAAAACAGATTACAACACACCCTCAGCCCGTTGAAGGAAGTGAGCTTTCTACCTCGCAGGTGCAGAGAAGTCGCCCCACAGATCTGAACTCGGGTTGGACTGAACCACTGTGTTGGAGTTGCTGCTGTCCAGGTCCAACAGGCAGCCTGACAGACGCGCAGAGGGTAATCCAGAACTCATTAAAAGTAGctcacaaactgacacacatttcactcattttctgAGCCCGAAGCTCTAAAAACTCTGACTCATTTAACAGAAACTAATTAACACAGCGATTAAGAAAATAGGTCGATCCTGCAGGTTAAAGCTGCACAACCAAAGACAGACGCGACGCACAGTGTCTGCCTGTCCACCTACCTGTCGCTGTGCCGCCCGTCTGCGGGACGATGTTGTGATTGGATGAGCCTGATGAAGGGGGAGGGGCTATCTTGCCTCCAGGTGGCGGTGGGAGGAGTCCAAAGCCACCTGAGCCTTGTGGGCGGGGCTTATCCCTCTTTTTACCTTGctaaagatggaaagaaaaagtgttgagaagaaaaaacatttattttatttctttgtttttattctgtgtgttttgtttcagtgctgcaAAATCTGTTTGGTGCTTTAGAACCACGTGAGCTCCAATTTAAGTTTTATAGGCAGCAAGTTATTTTTAAATCTACTAAACACACCTGATTTATTATGGCTACTTTCAGgctcattttatttgaaatgtttgataACGTAGTAGAAATTGGACATTCTGATGTTGGCTGGTTCTCACCCCGATGTTGAGCGTGATGGTTTGTCCCTCTTTAAAGCCCAGGTCCAGCTTTGGTCCTGAATCCCCGAGCTGGGCGCTTTTACTGATTTCATTCTCCTGTTTGACCCATCTGCAGGGAGGcagacacacatcacatcatcagcacagacacagaaataaactCCACATCTCAGCAGCTTCCaggaaactgcagcagcttcttctcaATCAGCATTTTACACTAAACCCCCCCCATCGCTGCTCACTTGAAGTGGTCCTGCAAAGCCACGTTGAAGTCAAAAGCGTCCCCTCGGTCCCCGAAGCCAACTCCTATGAAAGCACTGCGGCCTGCAGACAAGAGGACACGTCACAGTGACTGACAGGGACGACAGACGACAGGACGTTCCTCACATCCACCTGCTTAAAGGGATTTTCACGACATTCCCGTCCTCACCGTTGTCGTCCTGTATCCGCAGAACAAAGTATCGGCTGGAATCACTGACCGTTTCCACTGCAATGCCGGGATACTCCTTCACTGGCGCCTGAGCAAACAGCTCCCCTGCAGGACAGGAGGGAGAATGACAAGAGACGAATGCAAAACAGTGAACCATCCACACATTTAGCAACTGTTTGTCCTGGTTAGAGTCTATCTGAGAGACGTctgacactgagctgctgtaatGTCCACGACTGTCCTACCTGAGACCTTGTCCTCCAGTTTGATGTACGCCACTTGGCCCTTGGCTGTGATCCTCATCCGACCAGACCAGTCCGGAGTATCCAGCTTCCAGTCAGCCGCCCTGTCGACAAGCAGGGAGCTAAACTAACACTGAATTTACACCTGTTTCAATAAGAATATGTTCAGATTTCTAGAACCAAAGTAGCAGAACTGCAACGATTAATCAACTTGTTGTTAACAATTAAATGAATcaaaactattttgataataaCTTGagtcaaaattctctgattccagcttgttaaatgtgaatatttctggtttctttacgacaataaactgaatatctttggattgtggacaaaacaagacacctGAGTACGTCTTCTCAGGCTTTGGGAAACATTTTCCAGATTAATCGACTATGAAAATAGCCGTCACAGCCCTGCGAAGCAGTCTTTGACACGACTGACTGAAACCGATCATCCAAAACACATGACGGTGTTTTGCAGTATTACCTTGATGAGAGACTGTGTGAGGCTATTGATTAGTCAAGTGACAGaacattaaaatcaatattCTTTCAGTCCAGAGACAATGATGTGATGATTTTATATCATTGACACTGATCCAAACTTTTCAGGAAAAGTATTTCACACATTTGATTCCTCACCTGTTTGACTTGTGATGGCTTAATGTCTACCTGTGAGATATGatttctttaatatttcttGAATTTCTCATCCCTTTAATCATTCTGGGTCCACTCAGATTTATGCATTGGAAGTTGGAAACCACTAACTTAAACTGGATCTATAATACCTGCTTATTAATTCATATATTGTCGTTTAGGCTTGAATATAAATATTCACATTAAGTGGAACGTTCATGTCTGAAGTCTTACGGTATCTCAAAGGGGACAAAAATCTATCATATTAGGATGCTGATGGTCATATGGATCTATGTAAAGGATCGAAATGGAAATGTAATGATTCTTCGTCCTTATCTTTGGCTCCCCGAGCATCCAGACTGTTTCCACGTCTGACACACAAAGTTTTCATC
It encodes the following:
- the necap1 gene encoding adaptin ear-binding coat-associated protein 1; this encodes MSHNHNSHINNSRIKMAAEGEYESILCVKPDVNVYRIPPRASNRSYRAADWKLDTPDWSGRMRITAKGQVAYIKLEDKVSGELFAQAPVKEYPGIAVETVSDSSRYFVLRIQDDNGRSAFIGVGFGDRGDAFDFNVALQDHFKWVKQENEISKSAQLGDSGPKLDLGFKEGQTITLNIGQGKKRDKPRPQGSGGFGLLPPPPGGKIAPPPSSGSSNHNIVPQTGGTATGCLLDLDSSNSNTVVQSNPSSDLWGDFSAPASSVPPPSRPQDAGNWIQF